The Rosa rugosa chromosome 1, drRosRugo1.1, whole genome shotgun sequence genomic sequence aattttcttccaagctcaagcctttctctctcaactcttcagcctttctcttctcaaatccccagtttttcactctcaaatcttcaatccttctctctcagatcttttcttccatttgaagattcgatctcttctttcctctgaactttcagatctccaataccccttcatcgaccttaatccttctaaggtcaatctcccacaaacactcaacaacttcgttcttcaatttacacttcctctcaactcatcaccatggaaccacgaactctgcaactaatggagctacaaacccagcaacaaatcgaggatggaggaaacaaccaagcagccgggagtagtgccaacacggatttctggcgaagccgtaccaggtggattcctactccagatcaaataagaatcctcaaggatctttactacgacaagggagttaagaccccaactacagagcatattcacgagatctgtctccagctgcaacagtatggacaggttgagggcaagaacatttatttttggttccagaatgtcagggctcgagagaagcagatgaagaggtgcaatcaggctgctcaagtgcccatgggaactagttctcctggtactggtggatccattgatctcaattttgggtccactggttctactggtgctggtggatccatcgacatcaattttgggccagctggtggatccattgacatcaattttgggtccactagttctactggtgctggtggatccattgatctcaattttggttccactgcttctactggtaatgaaggatttatttacttaaaatttgtttcataatcttcctcacccttcaatactaataccagtacaactcttttggcacaacaggaggacaatcttccatggaacaacgaggaggagttcgccaggagtttgaaactcttcctctgttccccgtgcacggcgaggacgtctatggtaacccgaagactacttccgaggaaggtagcgcatatgattactatttcggtggctcaggcggttacaaccgtggatctccagtttctcttgagctcagcctcaacccatccggagctactgattaggcttagtatagcgtagttccaatttcctttttgtaatattaaatcaataagatggtgtgcatgttttcttttctttttgtttaaccaacaacaacaccaaggatcgaaccttggtcacccaatactattttcaaaaccataaacaactctactgcacacatctctcataatgatgcaataaaaacaatcactcaaaaagaatccaacaatcaattaagtcgcatcgaggtctagctagtatcgtctgagtcaaaccaaacacaaacaatttcgtcgctagaatcagggattaataaagctaaacacttcctgagtcagctgggaaaaacccacatccttagagttactcttatTACTCTTATAAAGTCTCAACCATTCCATCTAAAAACAtttgtacgtccaacttaagaaggcaaaatttctatcaattcatactcgtatccacattcgatacttgcataggtcaacatcatgccttcaaccaaacacttcaacattcAAAAGAACcgcacttccataaaacaattctcattgactcaacagagttaaatccggaggttcccattcctcaaagattGTAACTCGCGGTAACTGAACTCATTctaatacgaacctacaagacaactttaCGGTTCTAAGTACTACctcttcgaatatccatcatctaagaagtatagtatgcttggctaatacacgtataacacttaaaacacagtataagtcaaatacaaatccatattaaccaagttgttactacagggaaggtattcacgttcctaaaacgacctagaggcctaaacaactcccaacactcacgcatacccaatgacttagccaataccgaagagcacacgatggggatccgctgcagacgggccatcactcggaaagtattgacacatcaccaaatatgcaccttacgctctgataccaaactgtcacgccccgaattttgaatgacaaattcaaatccgaaacatgaattaaacaacttaaacaattaaacgttctgaatttttttttctcagaaacaacctcgccactcacgctcaaattcaaaactcgaagacctcgagttaattattacaactcactcgtacaaagtaaattgtaaagctctaatgagcataacaaacctcacaactgaaaatcagagtattacaaagcagctactctacacggttcgatcaccttcctgaattctccagtcctgtaggattatccgctacaccgtttgaatagtgtaccgggattgcaacaacacaaaacccggtaagcttttgacagccagtatgagtaaaagaaagaatggttgatttattataacacagtacttttaactcaagtaacaaccaacaatttcaacatccacaaagaaaaccacaatctcgataatcgatcaccaaaatcattaactccaaatcatttgaaatcacacacaaagaaatcaaatgaatcactcatctctactcttaacaagatgtctttatccccacaatacggaataatatttctcaactttctacaagtctcatccatcactgcacttcccaattaaacaaataagaacattaatcatgcatagaaaattaattcaggaaataaccaacacgcataaaatcagaagtcatagtaatccctgcatataatttagttcaggagattacattaaaatcaaacaataaaatgaaaacgagaaataaacgggaaatcgaaccatagaaatgatcaaggaaataaatagagataataaacaatataaccgaaaaagaagaaaagagaaaaagaatagaaatttaaacaaaagaattaacaaggaaattaattaaaaacatcatcaactcacactaataaatccatccaaaactcaacaccttttaccaaaaggactcttacaagtcacatcgtgacaaaatcataggaaatgttaacctaacaaatcattatgaaaatccggtccaacctggacacgttggcagacagactagagctctaactgatcgaaatcactaaccgggccaaaggcgtaattacgatatattgcctgaggatgcaacctgcaaaccccggatctttaggccaacctgacccttagatcaaaacatttaagcgagtcgcactggacccaaaatgttaaaacaaatcaaacggagaaatcacaacctgtgactctcaaatcctcagaccaccggtcgtcagattaaaacatttaaaatggtcataccggacctgaaaatgtttcccaacccaaaaggagaaatcacaacctgcaactccccaaatcctcaaacacttttcaaaacaatagaaataccatttcccacgacatattgtttcccgaaaagtcatacccaaaaacaatatatgaactcactcacaaatattgtttgcatcacaacaattctaccaatacatatatgtttccgacatatgtaaatattcaattcaataatccacataccacaatgccacaccatccatatatatattccacataaatatatatatacgtaattatccgctcagggataatcactaataccaactatagtccacacaataaaatcgtgaaattcatttttatagtttaaatacattttacttacctatggaccgtagttgatcaagcccatatgatttaaaacaaatatttatttcataaatattttcacacaattacgacaaaataaagtaattaaatttattcggttcgtaatatgaaccacgtgaggtttactcacctctgatccagctgcgtcttcttaacagctcaattaacaatctcacgaatcgtccgccaaataaatccatcgatcacctaatccaataatgatcttaacttagccaacaactcaaaagcacacatatacgggaatctgacggtcggattctaacttatacaaaaatccgacggatggattctcacaaatcgcctcccgaatcaccatttctcaattatacgaagatccaacggtcggatcttcgtccgtgaccacacaaagtcatcgggacagtcatacgatcaacatatcaaatctacaattccatcagacggtctgatcttcacagatcacaaatcgaacgatcgaaatcgatcgaacttaaaaattcataacttaatcatacgatatccaaaaattacgtgtaatataccaaaatgatcgtattgaaatatagaatctgaaaatgtacagaaaccatatttttgatccccggaggtggccggaaagggccgccggagttagtggcagagccgccgccgaccaccgccaatggtgtcggggccgggctgctcttcttcctctcatcatgcttaacaaaaaACTCTAAAGGCTTGCTATCAGAAAACATCAAGAAGaggtcgaaaattaccaaactcagtcacggtggccggaatttttccagaatccggcgagagcTCCGATCAGCGTGAAAACGTCCACCactcgcttcgattccttctggagactgGTTCAGAATCTCAAGGCGAGTTcatcaagccaagaatcacaaagaaaggtggccggaaactcaagatatcggcgttgactcaaaatcggGCTTAAATCGGAACAAGCTttccgccgccgctacaggccgcgccgccatgaaaggctgccacagacaggtgcggaaggaccatacgaagccaatggaagaagtttgatgaggatcggtggccggaggaggaagatatggccggacGAAAAATCAAGGCGATTTCCGGCCGAGAGCGTTTTCTGCAGCAgattttccatttttggaaaatctgtttttatttttggaaatttccaaaaatggaagctttataccaaattggaaactttttcaaaaaaatcataactaattcatacgaactccgatttttgcgttccacatatgcacgcgatcgtatcgacgagctctacaactttcatgaaggaagttttcccaaattctgtatgtataaaaagtcactttttgagaccccctaaataacgttcgttttcgaaaattaaatcgttcgaactaattccacaacttcttcaagcctcgtactcgctcccacaatggtgaaatcatttctaaaaatccacggaattaaatttgaatttttttcggggtattacatccGCTGACCAAGCTCCGCTGGGTAGCCTCCACCAAGCATCACCGCAGCGCCAGCGTCGAGTCTCCGCTATCTTCGCTGAGCACCAAGCTGCCGCTAAGCACCAACCTGCAACCAGTGGACAAGGCCCCGCTCCGCCGGTCAAATACTCCGCTCCGCTAGCTAAAGCTGCTTCCGCTAGCCAAAGCTCCACCGCTGGCTAAAGCCacaactccaactcgctccaaatcggcataagataagtacctatatcttatcttttacgctcttgtAATTAGAGCTATTACCATACCAATGCCGTGCTTTTACTactttaagcatgcctacaaatatatcacacttgatctATCTTTACATGTTTCCAtaacttttaagcatgcctacaacatttcgtagatttggcaacactttctagatctcacatactagatatgccatgcttcacataccgatctcaatgatcctttagcatatctacaaaaatgcaaaaatgatattagcatccacattacaagtacatgctatacacatatgccatgcttctatttaattgcaactcaattaaataaacatgggacactcaaacaaaatattattacttgttctatgtgtttatcatttttcatacagatacaaactttacgagtctatggtctacaaccaaccgccaagcggtaaggcaacgcctcataataacaatgaccgctacgcgacATTGCAgtaagggactagttaacacagcccacggcagccattgatctggcagttaaccccgacgcttgggtatctaagattaggttcgctacctaacgcccactgcttaaacgcagctcccctcatcaaacattttccgaccatccggaggtctatagccaggagtgggggactccttgcagggcctagcaggggcccacccgaaagggcaaaagcgttcgctccaaccaattctagatggacgacgcactcgcactaattatgcttgatatacggcacaaagctacgctttggtatcaacccgcaagaacaccctccttgactgggcacttcggggacttgtacatacagcccaacATAATTAGCAACAGTCACGCTCATGCTTCAaggcatcacctcgagctacctgttaatgcctcagcggcaccgccgagctttcacgctctcgcctcagcggcatccgccgagctttcgcgcttgtgcctcagcggcaccgccgagcttttggCGCTCGTACCTCAGCGGCACCgtcgagctttcacgctctcgcctcagcggcaaccgccaggctttcgcgctcatgcctcagcggcaccgccgagctttcgctcacgccttcgcggcacccctgagcttccgctcacgagcttaccgctcatgccttcgtggcacccttgagcttccgctcacgagctcaccgttcacgccttcccggcaccacgagcttccgctcacgagcttaccgctcatgccttcgcggcacccttgagcttccgctcatgccttcccggcaccccgagcttcccgctcatgccttcgcggcaccccgagcttccgctcatgccttcgcggcaccccgagctttccgctcatgccttcccggcaccacgagcttccgctcacgagcttaccgctcatgccttcgcggcaccccgagcttccgctcatgccttcccggtaacccctgagcttccgctcacgagcttactgctcatgccttcgcggcacccttgagcttccgctcacgagctcaccgctcacgccttcccgacaccacattgaatttttctaccattcgtcgtttaccgaccgcgacaaatcaaattcttttcgcgttccattaatacgagcgaaaaccaaacagacacaaccgtacgTGCGGTCATcattcatgagttacaaatgcataccttcgcggcactcatgcaacttacatctcacgagtgtaaccccgtcaaactcgacttcgttcgtctccttgcgcgcgtcacacatttatcatatgcaatccatatgctcacacgaccatgtatcacgcaccccatacgttcatatatgccaacgcatatcaatgcaactcacatttgttgcccaatgcaacaagcattctacatatgcctatttttttatctttgttgtgcaggttaacgagtcacttcttgcttacggagttcggggacttgtaggggctccgtgccgcccggttacttatgcttgatgacttcatgtttataactccccaaccaagaagctcctcttgcttgcggacttcggggacttgtagatacctctactagcaagactagtttgctatctcaccaagcataagtaacacgcTCTTTGGGACActcacaagccatggtgaggcccaaccgctacttgcatcttgcagccctatgttcaagctacgctacggtatccggaagtcacaaatccgtcgctgggaagccacctttccggccttgccaagttgcctccacaatatgcttttctagactagaatagttgtttgcttgtcccacatcgaaaaccatgtaaatgagaagcattccttcacctataaaaggaatgcctcctcccacttaaacaccatcccattacatcttttgtaatccccttgggccgcaaggctcaacacacatagttaaacattcaagtggacgtagtctcccgctaaggcgggaggcgaaccactatacatctcgtgtcactctctctctctctctaaagctaactagagaccccctcggtcactaacgttaacacaaggaaagtaatcaaacACAATTACAATCCTGATTCTATACAACTAACATAATTCTATTCCTAATAGTAATCCTAAAATATCTATGACtcacaacactccccctcaagttgaaGCATACACATCtcgaatgcccaacttgtcaagtgagtcatgaaatgcTTTAACTAACACACCCTCAGTCAGAACATCTGCTAACTGCTCCTCAGTTGGTATAAATGGGAAGGCAATCAGGTTTGTGTCCAACTTTTCCTTGATAAAGTgtcggtcaacctccacatgctttgtacGATCATGCTGTACAGGGTTATGTGAAATTTCAATGGCTGCTTTGTTATCACAAAACAACTTCATAGCTTTTTTttggcttgaaccccaaatCACGCAATAAATTATGTAACCATAACAACTCACATAACTCATGtgccattcctctatactcgGGTTCTGCACTAGATCTTgccaccaccttttgttttttactcttccaagtgacaaggttccctccaacaaatgtAAAGTAACCCGAAGTCAATCTCCTATCTGTAATACaaccagcccaatcagcatcagtaTAACCATTCACCTCCAGGCAGTGATGTTTAGAGAACATAAGGCCCTTCCCAGGAGCACGCTTCAGATACCGCAGGATTCGCACGACTGCCTCCATATGGTCTTCACTTGGGTTATGCATGAATTGGCTCACCACACTCACAACATACGCCAAATCCGGTCGAGTGTGACCTAAATAAATTAACctgccaactaacctctgataccTCGCCCTATCAGTCGGAACTTGATCAGGGTACTCTGCTAACCGGTGATTCTGTTCAATTGGTGTATCTGTTGGCCTACAATCTAACATGCCCGTTTCTAACAGTAAGTCTAGAACATATTTTCATTGGCACAAAAAAATGCTGTTactccccctggctacctctATCCCAAGGAAGTATCTCAAGTCACCGaggtctttcatctcaaactctgaaGCTAACTGCTGCTGCAACTTCCTTTTTCTATTTctgttctttctttctctttcttttctttctgcatCCTTCGTACTGCTACCACTCCCACTGACCATCTCTTCAAAATAACTATATTGCTACCCCTGAAGAGAAGGGTGAGTGGGGGCAAAATAGCAAGCGTCTTCGAAAAAAGTGACATCCATCGTTACATAAAATTTTTTGGTAGGAGGGTGAAAACACTTATACCCCTTCTGATGGGTCCCAAACCCGACAAAAACACACTTCAAGGCACGAGGGTCTAGCTCCGAGCGTTGGTTCTTACGAATATGAACAAAGGTAATGCACCCAAAGACTCGAGCAGGAAGATTATGAAAAGAAGGAAGAGATACATGGGACGAGAAAACCTCAAATGGAATCTTATTTTGAAGAACACTAGATGACATCCTATTGATAAGATGAGAGGCAGTGAGAACTGCTTTTCCCCACAAATACTTGGGCATATTTGCACTAAAGAGAAGCGAACGAGCAACTTCAAGGAGATGTCGATTCTTACGCTCAGAGACACCATTCTGTTCTGGGGTTTGATAACATGTGGTTTGATGGATGATACCCTGTGTACAAAGATACTCCTGAAACTCATTGCTCATATATTCCCCCCCATTGTCAGGCCAAAAAGGTTTGATGTGACCATTGTACTGGGTATGAAtcatattttgaaaatttttaaaAGCTGGGAACACAGCATCCTTGGACTTTAGTAAAGCAATCCAAGAAACACGAGTACAATCGTCAATAAAAGACACAAAATATCGCATACCAGAAGGAGTAGGATCCCGTACGAGGGTCCCCATAAATCAGaatgaatcaattcaaaagGCACAAGACTTTTATTTGAAACACTCAAAGGGTAGTTAACTCGATGGCTTTTGGCCAGTACACAAGTTTCACACTTAAAAGATGACTctgaaatacccaaaaacaaagAGGGCATATACTTTCTCATATTACTAAAGGAAGGATGACCAAGACGACGATGCCACAACCAGACTTCATTTAATCGCTGCTCAGAACTCAAAATCAAAGCTACTGGGACCTTCTTCCCTGGTGTTATCCCCGCATACATTCGATCCAGATGAAACAACCTCCCCCTCAAATCCCCTCGACCAATTATCTCCCTTGTCTGAAGATCCTGAAATACAACATGCATGGGAAAAAATTAAGGTCACAGAGCACTGAGATTCAGTATTTAATTGGGGAACAGAGATTAAGTGATGTGACAAATCAGGAACATATAACACATTCCTAAGCTCTAAGTTTGGTGTGACTCTAACAGTTCCTATTCCTAAGACGGGAAAGGCTTCACCATTAGCATTAGTAACTTTGGACACTGGTGGGGTTGAGAGAGAGGTAAAGAATGATTTATTgtaagtcatatgatcagatgcactagaatcaataatccaagtatcttccCCAACAAAGTCAGAGACAAATAAAGCCTTACCAAACTTACCTCTTCCAACAAAAGAGACTGACGCATTACTTGGCTTCTGATCTTTTTCCTCCATACCCTGATAGTCCGGGTTTTGAATTAAATTTGCAGCAGTGGTACGGCCCTGTTGGTTAGGTCCTGATTTATTCCAGGTATTTTGTTGATTCGGATACCCATTCAATCGATGACACTTAGTCCTCCTATAGTACCCCGAAAATTCGTCATTATTtgccgaggattttccggaatctaaattgtggttatAGGACGGTTTCGTGGGTCGTGGAccgagcggaagtgtttcggacgaattaattatttgaaaagtatggttttaggggggtgcaaaggttgactttttatacattaggATTCTcctaaaacttccttcacgaaagttgtagagcgtgtcgatacgagttcgtggacatgcggaacgcgtcaatcggagttcgtatgagaaagttatggtctgcGGAAGTTTTGGAaaagttctataaataggagtttCCACTTTTGGAAATTTACTATTTCCATTTTTACTTTCACCATTCccgaaaaaaatcagaaacgctccgttctctctcctcaccggcgatcgacccgacccgaacccggtatTCCGACCCGGTCGGAACTCCATTccccggcgacctccggccttGAAATCTGCACAGAACGATTCGCCTCCCTTGtgcggtcgtctctgtggcagCCTCTAGCGACGATTCACGGCGGAGGAGGTGCAACAAGGCGGCGACTTTTGGAGGAATCTGACCCGATCGGTTCTCCAATCTCCGACGTCGGCGAGGCTTCAAGCCGAGCTtggggagctcagagcagcctctttgatcgatccttggtggttgtttggatcgattcacgtgaaacttggttcaactcggattgaacagtaattcaaagcttgtgaggtagttttcgaccctttatgcttgttttctgacttcgagctagttatgaaaattcacaagcatgcttagatgagtagctttgatgttgggagttttgggaaataatgagttttggccggcggtggtgcgccaccgcctgtggcggcgttctggTGGCTTTCCGGCCATGTAGGGAACTGTTTttagtattatatatgttctactcgttgatacgagcgtttcgatatataatatgcaaattttagaGTTCgaatggaattgttatgatttttacggtttcatattGGTGAATTTATTCAATCATTGAGGATTTAAGCatcggatcgacttgtggtttggacacatcgatcgtggaagtgttccggagactttgggaggtctcggaagTGGTTTCGCCTACATTTGGCGTTACCTTGAGAGTTTggttcgatttggggattcgaactttattaaattgtgattcgttaactgaatcagagCTGTTTTTCCTTAGGTATTCTTTGGACAGCTATTTTGGGtgatttggctgctttgttctgtattgaagacgcagcgggagtttcgaggtgagtaatctcacaaggttcattaatgaAAGGAATACCTTTATTtctgagagttatttagtaactgcaaactatagttggtattagtaggcattcctgagcggatgactacatatatatatatgtattttagggtttgtggatttatgaaaacaatatgcatgaattgatgctttttattgttttgggttatgGCTTTCgaaaaacaatgattatggaaatgttgatttcgattgttttgaaaagcgttgagatttgtgtaacattttgggtccagtgcgactcctttatgttttgctccaagggactgtgcggccctaggaacgaaggtctatgaccttgggcagaatatcaggtaatcacgtctttggccggacgagtggttacgttccagttagagctctaatATGTC encodes the following:
- the LOC133739396 gene encoding protein WUSCHEL-like, which encodes MEPRTLQLMELQTQQQIEDGGNNQAAGSSANTDFWRSRTRWIPTPDQIRILKDLYYDKGVKTPTTEHIHEICLQLQQYGQVEGKNIYFWFQNVRAREKQMKRCNQAAQVPMGTSSPGTGGSIDLNFGSTGSTGAGGSIDINFGPAGGSIDINFGSTSSTGAGGSIDLNFGSTASTGGQSSMEQRGGVRQEFETLPLFPVHGEDVYGNPKTTSEEGSAYDYYFGGSGGYNRGSPVSLELSLNPSGATD